The Acidobacteriota bacterium DNA segment CATTGAAATGCGGCAGGTCGCTGAACCCTTTATTCCACGACGCGCGATCCGCCATTTGGAAAAAAAGCGGGTCATTATCTTTGGCGCTGGAACCGGAAGCCCTTTTTTTACAACGGATAGTGCCGCGGCTTTGCGAGCGCTGGAAATTAAAGCCGAGGCAATTCTCAAAGCCACAAAAGTGGATGGGATTTACACCGCCGACCCGGTTTCCGATACAACTGCTCAACGCTATACTCATGTGAGCTATCAGCAGGTACTTGAAAAAGGTCTCAATGTCATGGATGCTTCGGCCATTGCTTTGTGCAAAGACAATCAAATGCCGATCATCGTGTTCAACTTGCTGGTTTCTGGGAATATTTTTCGAGTCGTTACTGGTGAGTCAATCGGGACCTTTGTTGGGGCTGGGGCCACCCAGTTCGCTGCCCACGGTTAGCCGATGCCTGCCTGATCCCCATACTAAAGAGGAAGGAAAAATCAATATGACTGCTGACATCATAAAGGATGCAGTTGCACGAATGGATGCCACTGTGGAAGATGTGCGCCGTAAATTGACCAGTTTTCGCACCGGGCGAGCTTCAGTGAGTTTGCTGGATCGCATTGTGGTCGAATCATATGGAACTGAAATGCCCTTGAATCAGGTCGGTTCGATCAACGCTCCTGAACCGGCACTGCTGGTGGTTCAACCCTGGGATCCATCGCTGATTGGCGCCATTGAACGTGCCATTCGCAGTTCGGATTTGGGGCTTAATCCTTCAAATGATGGGAAAGTGGTTCGGATCCCGATTCCGCCCTTGACCCAGGAACGCCGCAAACAACTTGCCAAAGCGGTGCGTGATACGGCTGAAGAACATCGAGCCGGGTTACGCAATATTCGCCGGGATGCCAACGACCACCTGAAGAAGCTTTTGAAGGACAAACAGATTTCTGAAGATAATGAACGGGATGCGTTGGATCAAATCCAGAAGCAGACCGATGCCCATATCACCAAAATCAATGATCTGGCCAAACATAAAGAAGAAGAAATCATGAAAGTTTGAGCTTCTTTCCCTAGAGATTGGTCCTCAGAACACTCCATCAAAAAGCAGAAAAGCGGCCTCACGAGGCCGCTTTTGGTTTTATGGACTGACCAGATTTGATGAAAAAGATCAAAGTCCAAAGAATTCGCGAATCAACCCCAGCATTTGATTTTGAGTTGCATTGACATGGCTTTGCTGGAGTTCCTCATCAATTCCTGCAACGGTGGCATCCAGTTCAAGCCGACGTTTGGCCAGGATGTGGGAAATGTCTTCGGCAATTTCAGGTCGAGCAATCAGAATGGATTGAAACGCGTCTTTATCAAGCCGAAAACACTCAACATCCTCAAGTGCCGTCACGGTGGCCAGCCGGGGTTGACCGGTCATCAAAGACATTTCGCCGAAGATGTCACCGGGGCCGAGTCGCCGGACTTCTTTTTCCCGCAACTCGCCATGAATTGGGTCTTTGACGGCCACGTGAACTGAAACAGAACCTTTGGTAAGAATATAGAGCCAGTGGGCTTCGTCACCCTGGCGGGTTAAATCTTCACCTTGACTAAAAGGGGAATCCACCAGATGGACTGACAGGTCGCGGAGCTCAGATTCATTAAATGTGTGAAACAGATCAACGCTCTGAAGGGCATTGAGTCGTTGTTGTACAATTTGTTCTTCTTTGCGTTCTTTCCACTTTTTGTTTTCTTCGACCGTGAAGATCCGTTGCGCTGGAATCGAAAGTGAGATTCCAGCCCGTTTTAAGGCGTAAAAAATCCGTGTCCGGACGATGGAATCGGTCGGGGCATCAATGGCCAGATCGGTGAGCCAGTACCGAACCGCATACTGGCAATAACTTTCCTTAAAATCATAGAGCAGCGTGTGTGCCGCCGGAGTGGTTGCGACACCCGGAATGCTGGATTTTTGAAGGGCAGTGTCAACTCGCTCAATGACTTCAGCCGGAGGAAACCGAAAATCAACGTTGAAATAAATCCAGCGCCGGGTTTGCAGCGGCTGTTTTTGGCGTTTGCCATAAATCAATACCTGTCCTTTGACCAACTGGCTGTTTGGAATAATGACCGTGTCCCAATTGCGGGTTTCAATCGAGGTGAACCGCCAGCGGACTTCTTTCACCTGGCCGATGTGTTCATCCACTTTGACCCAGTCGCCCTCCTGGATCGCGTGTTCGAGCTGCAACGTTAGCCCAGCCATCACATTGCCCAACGTGTCTTGCAGCGACAACCCAATCACGGCGGTCACAATCGCTGAGGTCGTAATCAGACTGGTGATGTTCACCCCAAGTTTGGCCAGGAGTGAAAAGGTAACCATCACATAGGCCACCAGGATCGAGATATCACGAATAATCCGGGGCAGCGAAATCCGCAGAACTGGGAGAAAGACTTCGAAGACCAGGACTGAGCCAAAGTTGACGAGCGTGATGCGAAACATCAAGACCGCAACCACCAGCAAACTGCCACCGGTCACTAGAAACCCAACGGCTTGAAGGAGTTGAGCGATTGGGACCAGCAAAAAGTAAAGCCCGTACAGCAGCAAGGTATTCCGAATATACTTGCGTTCAGTCGGGACATACTTCCAAATAATCACCACACTGATCAGCACCACAAGGGTGATCCAGTGGGTATCTTGTGCCAGCAGGTCAGCTTTCAGTAACTGGAGAAACGTCTGCATTTCACCGCCTTATGAGTCGGTGGACTGAAGAAAACGGGCTGAAGAAGTGGCGCTGAAAATGATGGGCCCGGGATGAAAAACCTGTTTTCTTCAGCCCGTTTTTTTCAGCCCGTTTCTTCAGCCCGCTTTCTTCAGCCCGTTTCTTCAGCCCGTTTTCTTCAGCCCGCTTTTACGGAGATCAGTATTCGCTTTCGTCCACTTCGAAATTGGCTGAGATTTTTTGAACATCGTCGTGGTCATCGAGCGCGTCATAGAACTTCAGCATGGCCTGGGCGTCTTTGCCTTCAAGTTTGACAGAGGTTTTCGGCACCATCGTGATTTCAGCCGAAATCGGGGACAATCCTGCATTTTTGATGGCTTCATAGACATCGTTAAATGTTTCAGGAGAGGT contains these protein-coding regions:
- a CDS encoding UMP kinase, whose translation is MSAASENTSSTETSRPTPQFKRILLKLSGEALEGSRGFGIDPTTVRQIAEQVRDVHALGVEIALVIGGGNIVRGAEASSAGIDRAQGDYMGMLGTVINCLALQSALEKLNIHTRVISAIEMRQVAEPFIPRRAIRHLEKKRVIIFGAGTGSPFFTTDSAAALRALEIKAEAILKATKVDGIYTADPVSDTTAQRYTHVSYQQVLEKGLNVMDASAIALCKDNQMPIIVFNLLVSGNIFRVVTGESIGTFVGAGATQFAAHG
- the frr gene encoding ribosome recycling factor, with product MTADIIKDAVARMDATVEDVRRKLTSFRTGRASVSLLDRIVVESYGTEMPLNQVGSINAPEPALLVVQPWDPSLIGAIERAIRSSDLGLNPSNDGKVVRIPIPPLTQERRKQLAKAVRDTAEEHRAGLRNIRRDANDHLKKLLKDKQISEDNERDALDQIQKQTDAHITKINDLAKHKEEEIMKV
- a CDS encoding mechanosensitive ion channel encodes the protein MQTFLQLLKADLLAQDTHWITLVVLISVVIIWKYVPTERKYIRNTLLLYGLYFLLVPIAQLLQAVGFLVTGGSLLVVAVLMFRITLVNFGSVLVFEVFLPVLRISLPRIIRDISILVAYVMVTFSLLAKLGVNITSLITTSAIVTAVIGLSLQDTLGNVMAGLTLQLEHAIQEGDWVKVDEHIGQVKEVRWRFTSIETRNWDTVIIPNSQLVKGQVLIYGKRQKQPLQTRRWIYFNVDFRFPPAEVIERVDTALQKSSIPGVATTPAAHTLLYDFKESYCQYAVRYWLTDLAIDAPTDSIVRTRIFYALKRAGISLSIPAQRIFTVEENKKWKERKEEQIVQQRLNALQSVDLFHTFNESELRDLSVHLVDSPFSQGEDLTRQGDEAHWLYILTKGSVSVHVAVKDPIHGELREKEVRRLGPGDIFGEMSLMTGQPRLATVTALEDVECFRLDKDAFQSILIARPEIAEDISHILAKRRLELDATVAGIDEELQQSHVNATQNQMLGLIREFFGL